The following proteins are co-located in the Cupriavidus pauculus genome:
- the recQ gene encoding DNA helicase RecQ, whose amino-acid sequence MSRALAILKEVFGYHAFRGRQAEIIDHVADGGDCLVLMPTGGGKSLCYQIPALLRQQAGHGVGIVVSPLIALMQDQVAALTEAGVRAAVLNSTLSSGEASAVERDLLAGRIEVLYVAPERLMTPRFLDLLDRTRVGLFAIDEAHCVSQWGHDFRPEYIQLSVLHERFPNVPRIALTATADSLTRNEIIERLALDDARVFISSFDRPNIRYRIVEKDNARQQLLAFIKAEHMNGDGGHDSGIVYCLSRKKVEETAQWLAGHGINALAYHAGMDAQVRQHHQARFREEEGIVMVATIAFGMGIDKPDVRFVAHLDLPKSMEGYYQETGRAGRDGLPANAWMAYGLGDVVQQKRMIDESEADDAHKRVSSAKLDALLGLCETAGCRRVRILAYFDESAGPCGNCDTCLEPPSTWDGTREAQMALSCVYRTAQTSRVHFGATHLIDVLRGNSTEKIRQWGHDKVSTFGIGKDLSVSEWHAIFRQLIAHGLLVIDHGGHGALLLGEPARAVLKGEQSITLRRQVSKPAKSGERAGRGGTRTDHTATMDADTLANWEALRRWRTATAKSHGVPAYVIFHDATLAELARSAPESLDDLAEVPGIGASKLERYGDEILEALRAV is encoded by the coding sequence ATGTCGCGCGCCCTGGCGATTCTCAAAGAAGTCTTCGGCTATCACGCCTTCCGCGGCAGGCAGGCCGAGATCATCGACCACGTGGCCGATGGCGGGGACTGCCTGGTCCTGATGCCCACCGGTGGCGGCAAATCGCTCTGCTACCAGATTCCCGCGCTGCTGCGCCAGCAGGCCGGCCATGGTGTCGGCATCGTCGTTTCGCCATTGATTGCGCTGATGCAGGACCAGGTGGCGGCGCTGACCGAAGCGGGCGTGCGCGCCGCGGTGCTGAACTCGACGCTGAGCAGCGGCGAGGCGTCGGCCGTGGAGCGCGACCTGCTGGCCGGCCGGATCGAGGTGCTGTACGTGGCGCCCGAACGGCTGATGACGCCGCGCTTCCTGGATCTGCTGGACCGCACGCGCGTGGGGCTGTTCGCCATCGACGAGGCGCACTGCGTGTCGCAATGGGGGCACGACTTCCGGCCCGAGTACATCCAGCTTTCGGTGCTGCACGAGCGGTTCCCGAACGTGCCGCGCATCGCGCTCACGGCCACCGCGGACTCGCTGACGCGCAACGAAATCATCGAGCGGCTCGCGCTGGACGATGCGCGCGTCTTCATCTCCAGCTTCGACCGGCCGAACATCCGCTACCGCATCGTCGAGAAAGACAACGCCAGGCAGCAACTGCTGGCCTTCATCAAGGCCGAGCACATGAACGGCGACGGCGGGCACGACAGCGGCATCGTCTACTGCCTGTCGCGCAAGAAGGTGGAGGAAACCGCGCAGTGGCTGGCCGGCCACGGCATCAACGCGCTGGCCTACCACGCCGGCATGGACGCCCAGGTGCGGCAGCACCATCAGGCCCGGTTCCGCGAGGAGGAGGGCATCGTCATGGTGGCGACGATTGCGTTCGGCATGGGCATCGACAAGCCGGATGTGCGCTTTGTGGCACACCTGGACTTGCCGAAGAGCATGGAAGGCTATTACCAGGAAACTGGCCGCGCCGGCCGCGACGGGCTGCCGGCCAACGCGTGGATGGCCTATGGCCTGGGCGACGTCGTGCAGCAGAAGCGCATGATCGACGAATCCGAGGCGGACGACGCCCACAAGCGGGTGTCGTCCGCCAAGCTCGACGCGCTGCTGGGTTTGTGCGAGACGGCCGGCTGCCGGCGGGTGCGGATCCTGGCCTACTTCGACGAGTCGGCCGGGCCGTGCGGCAACTGCGACACCTGCCTGGAGCCGCCGTCCACGTGGGACGGCACCCGGGAGGCGCAGATGGCACTGTCCTGCGTCTACCGCACGGCGCAGACCAGTCGCGTCCATTTCGGCGCCACGCACCTGATCGACGTGCTGCGCGGCAATTCGACCGAGAAGATCCGCCAGTGGGGCCACGACAAGGTGTCGACCTTTGGCATCGGCAAGGACCTGTCCGTATCGGAATGGCACGCAATCTTCCGCCAGCTCATTGCCCACGGGCTGCTGGTGATCGATCACGGCGGCCATGGCGCGCTGCTGCTGGGCGAGCCGGCCCGGGCGGTGCTCAAGGGTGAGCAATCGATCACACTGCGGCGCCAGGTAAGCAAACCGGCCAAGTCCGGAGAGCGGGCAGGGCGCGGCGGCACGCGCACCGACCACACCGCCACGATGGACGCCGACACGCTGGCCAACTGGGAGGCGCTGCGGCGCTGGCGGACGGCCACGGCCAAGTCGCATGGCGTGCCGGCCTACGTGATCTTCCACGATGCCACGCTCGCCGAGCTGGCGCGCAGCGCGCCGGAGTCGCTGGACGACCTGGCGGAGGTGCCCGGCATCGGAGCGTCGAAGCTGGAGCGGTACGGCGACGAAATCCTCGAAGCGCTGCGGGCGGTGTGA
- the rpsL gene encoding 30S ribosomal protein S12 has translation MPTINQLVRKPRVSEVIKSKSPALENCPQRRGVCTRVYTTTPKKPNSALRKVAKVRLTNGFEVISYIGGEGHNLQEHSVVLIRGGRVKDLPGVRYHIVRGSLDLQGVKDRKQARSKYGAKRPKAA, from the coding sequence ATGCCAACTATCAACCAACTGGTTCGCAAGCCGCGTGTCTCTGAAGTCATCAAGAGCAAGAGCCCCGCGCTTGAGAACTGCCCGCAGCGTCGCGGCGTGTGCACCCGCGTGTACACCACGACGCCGAAGAAGCCGAACTCGGCACTGCGTAAGGTCGCCAAGGTGCGCCTGACCAACGGTTTCGAAGTCATTTCGTATATCGGCGGTGAAGGCCACAACCTGCAGGAACACTCGGTCGTGCTGATCCGCGGCGGCCGTGTGAAGGATCTGCCGGGTGTGCGTTACCACATCGTCCGTGGCTCGCTGGACCTGCAAGGCGTGAAGGACCGCAAGCAGGCCCGTTCGAAGTACGGTGCGAAGCGTCCGAAGGCTGCCTAA
- the rpsG gene encoding 30S ribosomal protein S7 has protein sequence MPRRREVPKREVLPDPKFGNVEVAKFMNVLMLDGKKSVAERIVYGAFDQIEKKAGKAPIEVFSVAINNVKPVVEVKSRRVGGANYQVPVEVRPSRRLALAMRWLREAAKKRSEKSMALRLAGELMEAAEGRGGAMKKRDEVHRMAEANKAFSHFRF, from the coding sequence ATGCCACGTCGTCGTGAAGTCCCCAAGCGGGAAGTTCTGCCTGATCCGAAGTTCGGCAATGTCGAAGTTGCCAAGTTCATGAACGTGCTGATGCTGGACGGCAAGAAGTCGGTTGCCGAACGTATCGTGTACGGCGCGTTCGACCAGATCGAAAAGAAGGCAGGCAAGGCCCCCATCGAAGTGTTCTCCGTTGCGATCAACAACGTGAAGCCGGTGGTGGAAGTGAAGAGCCGTCGCGTGGGCGGTGCTAACTATCAGGTTCCGGTCGAAGTCCGTCCGTCGCGTCGTTTGGCATTGGCGATGCGTTGGCTGCGCGAGGCCGCGAAAAAACGCAGCGAGAAGTCGATGGCGCTGCGCCTGGCAGGTGAGCTGATGGAAGCTGCAGAAGGCCGTGGTGGCGCAATGAAGAAGCGCGACGAAGTACACCGCATGGCCGAAGCCAACAAGGCGTTCTCGCACTTCCGCTTCTAA
- the fusA gene encoding elongation factor G: MARKTPIERYRNIGISAHIDAGKTTTTERILFYTGVNHKIGEVHDGAATMDWMEQEQERGITITSAATTAFWKGMGGNYPEHRFNIIDTPGHVDFTIEVERSMRVLDGACMVYCAVGGVQPQSETVWRQANKYGVPRLAFVNKMDRTGANFFKVYDQLKTRLKANPVPVVVPIGAEDGFQGVVDLLEMKAIIWDEASQGVKFEYQDIPAELKDTADEWREKMVESAAEASEELMEKYLGGEELTRAEIVKALRDRTIACEIQPMLCGTAFKNKGVQRMLDAVIDFLPSPVDIPPVKGVDESDDEKKLERKADDNEKFSALAFKIMTDPFVGQLIFFRVYSGKINSGDTVYNPVKQKKERLGRILQMHANQREEIKEVLAGDIAAAVGLKDATTGDTLCDPAAPIVLERMVFPEPVISQAVEPKTKADQEKMGIALNRLAAEDPSFRVRTDEESGQTIISGMGELHLEILVDRMKREFGVEANIGAPQVAYRETIRKKAEDVEGKFVKQSGGRGQYGHAVITLEPQEPGKGFEFIDAIKGGVIPREYIPAVEKGIVDTLPSGILAGFPVVDVKVTLTFGSYHDVDSNENAFRMAGSMAFKEAMRKASPVLLEPMMAVEVETPEDYTGTVMGDLSSRRGIVQGMDDMVGGGKIIKAEVPLSEMFGYSTALRSATQGRATYTMEFKHYAEAPKNIAEAVMTAKGKQ, translated from the coding sequence GTGGCTCGTAAGACTCCCATTGAGCGCTACCGCAATATCGGTATTTCGGCTCACATTGACGCGGGTAAAACCACCACGACCGAGCGGATCCTGTTCTACACCGGTGTGAACCACAAGATCGGTGAAGTGCACGACGGCGCGGCCACGATGGACTGGATGGAGCAGGAGCAGGAGCGTGGCATCACGATCACCTCCGCTGCTACCACCGCCTTCTGGAAGGGCATGGGCGGCAACTACCCCGAGCACCGTTTCAACATCATCGACACCCCGGGCCACGTGGACTTCACCATCGAGGTGGAGCGTTCCATGCGCGTGCTGGATGGCGCCTGCATGGTCTACTGCGCAGTGGGTGGCGTGCAGCCCCAGTCGGAAACCGTCTGGCGCCAGGCCAACAAGTACGGCGTGCCGCGTCTGGCGTTCGTCAACAAGATGGACCGTACCGGCGCGAACTTCTTCAAGGTCTACGACCAGCTGAAGACCCGCCTGAAGGCCAACCCGGTGCCCGTGGTGGTGCCGATCGGCGCCGAAGACGGCTTCCAGGGCGTGGTCGACCTGCTGGAAATGAAGGCCATCATCTGGGACGAAGCCAGCCAGGGCGTGAAGTTCGAGTACCAGGACATCCCGGCCGAGCTGAAGGACACCGCTGACGAATGGCGCGAGAAGATGGTCGAGTCGGCCGCCGAAGCCAGCGAAGAGCTGATGGAAAAGTACCTGGGCGGCGAAGAGCTGACCCGCGCAGAGATCGTCAAGGCGCTGCGTGACCGTACCATCGCCTGCGAAATCCAGCCGATGCTGTGCGGCACCGCGTTCAAGAACAAGGGTGTGCAGCGTATGCTGGACGCCGTGATCGACTTCCTGCCGTCGCCCGTGGACATCCCGCCGGTCAAGGGCGTGGACGAAAGCGACGACGAGAAGAAGCTGGAACGCAAGGCCGACGACAACGAGAAGTTCTCGGCGCTGGCCTTCAAGATCATGACCGACCCGTTCGTCGGCCAGCTGATCTTCTTCCGCGTGTACTCGGGCAAGATCAACTCGGGCGACACCGTGTACAACCCGGTGAAGCAGAAGAAGGAGCGTCTGGGCCGTATTCTGCAGATGCACGCCAACCAGCGCGAGGAAATCAAGGAAGTGCTGGCCGGCGACATCGCCGCCGCGGTGGGCCTGAAGGACGCCACCACGGGCGACACGCTGTGCGATCCGGCTGCCCCGATCGTGCTCGAGCGCATGGTGTTCCCGGAGCCGGTGATCTCGCAGGCCGTGGAGCCGAAGACCAAGGCCGACCAGGAAAAGATGGGCATCGCCCTGAACCGCCTGGCCGCCGAGGATCCGTCGTTCCGCGTGCGTACCGATGAAGAATCGGGCCAGACCATCATTTCGGGCATGGGCGAGCTCCACCTGGAAATCCTGGTGGACCGCATGAAGCGCGAATTCGGCGTGGAAGCCAACATCGGCGCCCCGCAGGTGGCCTACCGCGAAACCATCCGCAAGAAGGCCGAGGACGTCGAAGGCAAGTTCGTCAAGCAGTCGGGCGGCCGCGGCCAGTACGGTCACGCCGTGATCACGCTGGAACCGCAGGAGCCGGGCAAGGGCTTCGAGTTCATCGACGCCATCAAGGGCGGTGTGATTCCTCGCGAATACATCCCCGCGGTGGAGAAGGGTATCGTCGACACGCTGCCGTCCGGTATCCTGGCCGGCTTCCCGGTGGTGGACGTGAAGGTCACGCTGACGTTCGGTTCGTACCACGACGTGGACTCGAACGAAAACGCGTTCCGCATGGCCGGCTCGATGGCTTTCAAGGAAGCCATGCGCAAGGCCAGCCCGGTTCTGCTGGAGCCGATGATGGCCGTGGAAGTGGAAACGCCGGAAGACTACACGGGTACCGTGATGGGCGATCTGTCGTCCCGCCGCGGCATCGTGCAGGGCATGGACGACATGGTTGGCGGCGGCAAGATCATCAAGGCCGAAGTCCCGCTGTCGGAAATGTTCGGTTATTCCACGGCGCTGCGCTCGGCCACCCAAGGCCGCGCCACGTACACCATGGAATTCAAGCACTACGCCGAGGCGCCGAAGAACATCGCCGAAGCCGTGATGACCGCCAAGGGCAAGCAATAA
- the tuf gene encoding elongation factor Tu produces MAKEKFERTKPHVNVGTIGHVDHGKTTLTAAIATVLAAKFGGAAKKYDEIDAAPEEKARGITINTAHVEYETANRHYAHVDCPGHADYVKNMITGAAQMDGAILVCSAADGPMPQTREHILLARQVGVPYIIVFLNKCDMVDDAELLELVEMEVRELLSKYDFPGDDTPIVKGSAKLALEGDKGDLGEEAIMRLAEALDTYIPTPERAVDGTFLMPVEDVFSISGRGTVVTGRIERGVVKVGEEIEIVGIRPTVKTTCTGVEMFRKLLDQGQAGDNVGLLLRGTKREDVERGQVLCKPGSIKPHTHFTGEVYILSKDEGGRHTPFFNNYRPQFYFRTTDVTGSIELPKDKEMVMPGDNVSITVKLIAPIAMEEGLRFAIREGGRTVGAGVVAKILD; encoded by the coding sequence ATGGCAAAGGAAAAGTTCGAGCGGACCAAGCCGCACGTGAACGTAGGTACGATTGGTCACGTTGACCACGGCAAGACGACGCTGACGGCAGCGATTGCCACGGTGCTGGCTGCGAAGTTCGGTGGCGCCGCCAAGAAGTACGACGAGATCGACGCTGCGCCGGAAGAGAAGGCGCGTGGCATCACGATCAACACCGCGCACGTGGAATACGAGACGGCCAACCGTCACTACGCCCACGTTGACTGCCCGGGCCACGCCGACTACGTGAAGAACATGATCACGGGCGCCGCGCAGATGGACGGCGCCATCCTGGTGTGCTCGGCCGCTGACGGCCCGATGCCGCAGACGCGCGAGCACATCCTGCTGGCCCGTCAGGTTGGCGTGCCGTACATCATCGTGTTCCTGAACAAGTGCGACATGGTGGACGACGCCGAGCTGCTCGAGCTGGTGGAAATGGAAGTGCGCGAGCTGCTGAGCAAGTACGACTTCCCGGGCGACGACACGCCGATCGTGAAGGGTTCGGCCAAGCTGGCGCTGGAAGGCGACAAGGGCGACCTGGGCGAAGAAGCGATCATGCGCCTGGCCGAAGCGCTGGACACGTACATCCCGACGCCGGAGCGCGCCGTGGACGGTACGTTCCTGATGCCGGTGGAAGACGTGTTCTCGATCTCGGGCCGCGGTACCGTGGTGACCGGCCGTATCGAGCGCGGCGTGGTGAAGGTCGGTGAGGAAATCGAAATCGTGGGTATCCGCCCGACGGTGAAGACGACCTGCACGGGCGTGGAAATGTTCCGCAAGCTGCTGGACCAGGGCCAGGCTGGCGACAACGTCGGCCTGCTGCTGCGCGGCACGAAGCGCGAAGACGTGGAGCGTGGTCAGGTCCTGTGCAAGCCGGGCTCGATCAAGCCGCACACGCACTTCACCGGCGAGGTGTACATCCTGTCGAAGGACGAAGGCGGCCGTCACACGCCGTTCTTCAACAACTATCGCCCGCAGTTCTATTTCCGCACGACCGACGTGACCGGCTCGATCGAGCTGCCGAAGGACAAGGAAATGGTCATGCCGGGTGACAACGTGTCGATCACCGTCAAGCTGATCGCCCCGATCGCCATGGAAGAAGGCCTGCGCTTCGCTATCCGCGAAGGCGGTCGTACCGTCGGCGCCGGCGTTGTGGCAAAGATCCTCGACTAA
- the rpsJ gene encoding 30S ribosomal protein S10, whose product MQNQKIRIRLKAFDYRLIDQSAAEIVDTAKRTGAIVKGPVPLPTRIQRFDILRSPHVNKTSRDQFEIRTHQRLMDIVDPTDKTVDALMKLDLPAGVDVEIKV is encoded by the coding sequence ATGCAGAACCAGAAGATCCGTATCCGCCTGAAGGCTTTCGACTACCGCCTGATCGACCAGTCGGCCGCCGAAATCGTGGATACCGCCAAGCGTACCGGCGCGATCGTCAAGGGCCCGGTGCCCCTGCCGACCCGCATCCAGCGCTTCGACATCCTGCGTTCGCCGCACGTCAACAAGACCAGCCGCGATCAGTTCGAGATCCGCACTCACCAGCGCCTGATGGACATCGTCGATCCGACGGACAAGACCGTCGACGCGCTGATGAAGCTCGACCTGCCGGCCGGCGTGGACGTCGAGATCAAGGTGTAA
- the rplC gene encoding 50S ribosomal protein L3, which yields MSLGLVGRKVGMTRIFTDDGDSIPVTVVEVGDNRVTQIKTDETDGYTAVQVTFGSRRASRVTKPLAGHLAKAGVEAGEIIKEFRIDAAKAAELQAGGSLSVDLFQVGQKIDVQGVTIGKGYAGTIKRYHFASGRATHGNSRSHNVPGSIGMAQDPGRVFPGKRMTGHLGDVTRTVQNLEIAKIDAERKLLLVKGAIPGSKGGKVIVTPAVKAKA from the coding sequence ATGAGCCTTGGCCTTGTAGGTCGCAAGGTTGGCATGACCCGTATTTTCACGGACGACGGTGATTCGATTCCCGTTACCGTGGTCGAGGTCGGCGACAACCGCGTGACGCAAATCAAGACGGACGAGACCGACGGTTACACTGCGGTTCAAGTCACCTTCGGCAGCCGACGCGCAAGCCGCGTTACCAAGCCGCTGGCGGGTCATCTCGCCAAAGCCGGCGTGGAAGCTGGTGAAATCATCAAAGAATTCCGCATCGATGCAGCCAAGGCTGCCGAACTGCAAGCTGGCGGTTCGCTGTCGGTCGACCTGTTCCAGGTCGGTCAGAAGATCGACGTGCAGGGCGTGACCATCGGTAAGGGCTACGCCGGTACCATTAAGCGCTACCACTTCGCATCGGGTCGTGCCACCCACGGTAACTCGCGTTCGCACAACGTGCCGGGTTCCATCGGTATGGCGCAGGATCCGGGCCGCGTGTTCCCGGGCAAGCGCATGACGGGTCACCTCGGTGACGTCACCCGTACCGTGCAAAACCTCGAGATCGCCAAGATCGACGCAGAGCGCAAGCTGCTGCTGGTCAAGGGCGCCATCCCCGGTTCCAAGGGCGGCAAGGTCATCGTGACCCCGGCCGTCAAGGCCAAAGCTTAA
- the rplD gene encoding 50S ribosomal protein L4: MELKLLQDNGQIGAGVAASPEVFGRDYNEALVHQIVVAYQANARSGNRKQKDREEVKHTTKKPWRQKGTGRARAGMSSSPLWRGGGRIFPNTPEENFSQKVNKKMFRAGMRSIYSQLAREGRINVVDGFAVDAPKTKLLADKFKAMGLDSVLIITDSLDENLYLASRNLPNVAVVEPRHADPLSLVHYKKVIVTKAAVAQIEELLK, encoded by the coding sequence ATGGAACTCAAGCTCCTCCAGGATAACGGTCAAATCGGCGCCGGCGTTGCTGCCTCGCCCGAAGTGTTCGGCCGTGACTACAACGAAGCGCTGGTTCACCAGATCGTCGTTGCGTACCAGGCGAACGCCCGTAGCGGTAACCGCAAGCAGAAGGACCGCGAAGAGGTCAAGCACACGACCAAGAAGCCGTGGCGCCAGAAGGGTACGGGCCGTGCTCGTGCGGGTATGTCGTCCTCGCCGCTGTGGCGTGGCGGTGGCCGTATCTTCCCGAATACGCCGGAAGAGAACTTCAGCCAGAAGGTCAACAAGAAGATGTTCCGTGCCGGCATGCGCTCGATTTACTCGCAGCTCGCACGTGAAGGTCGTATCAATGTGGTGGACGGTTTCGCTGTCGACGCGCCCAAGACCAAGCTGCTGGCCGACAAGTTCAAGGCCATGGGCCTGGACTCGGTGCTGATCATCACCGACAGCCTCGACGAAAACCTCTACCTGGCTTCGCGCAACCTGCCGAACGTGGCAGTCGTGGAGCCGCGTCACGCTGATCCGCTGTCGCTGGTGCACTACAAGAAGGTGATCGTGACGAAGGCAGCCGTTGCGCAGATCGAGGAGTTGCTGAAATGA
- the rplW gene encoding 50S ribosomal protein L23 has protein sequence MTQVAKNDHRLMQVLLAPVVSEKATLVADKNEQVVFEVARDANKAEVKAAVELLFKVEVQSVQILNQKGKQKRFGRFMGRRNHVKKAYVALKPGQEINFEAEAK, from the coding sequence ATGACGCAAGTAGCCAAGAACGATCATCGTTTGATGCAGGTGCTGCTCGCGCCGGTGGTTTCCGAAAAGGCAACCCTGGTCGCCGACAAGAATGAACAAGTCGTGTTCGAAGTGGCTCGCGATGCCAACAAGGCAGAAGTGAAGGCCGCCGTCGAACTGCTGTTCAAGGTCGAGGTGCAGTCCGTTCAGATCCTGAACCAGAAGGGCAAGCAAAAGCGCTTTGGCCGCTTCATGGGCCGTCGCAACCACGTCAAGAAGGCATACGTGGCGCTCAAGCCGGGTCAGGAAATCAATTTTGAAGCGGAGGCCAAGTAA